CTTGACTCTCCTTTTATATTGTTAGTGCTGCTTGAGTCTCTTGATAATCCAGTAGATAGCTCTGAGCTGGTACTGTCCAGCTTTCCTGAAGACCCTAACTAGCAGAGGTGCCATGATTAGGTCTGTCTGGCCTTCTCTTATAGTAGCCATTGAATTCCTTGGCtgtctagcccagtggttctcgaTTTATAAAGGCTTGAGCCTGTCCGTGCCCCACACACCCCCGGTAtcctccttggaaaatgccagctcttagcttccactgttttaactatggaaaaataatagagcagctcTTCTGGTCCAAAGAACTCAAAGCCTACCCTACCACAGGGCTTTGTGGTAACACTGTAGACtattatttgaaatctctggtttaccTTCTGAATGGTGCGTAGGTGTTGacacacccaagagtgctaataTCACATGGCATGCTGgagcactcttaaaaggatcttgccacaacaccctggttgagaatcacaggtgTAGCCCATATTGTATTGGAGAAGTGGCTTGGagccagcctccctccccacgACCTCTGTAACCAAGTGGACCTCCTGTCTCCTAAGGACACGGAGAAGATAACTTGCAGCACCTGCTGACATGGAAAAATTAGTATTTTTAGTGTAGCTCCTCTGGATATCATTTAATAAGTGGAACAAGGAGAGGTAGTATCATGTGATAAGCCTATTTCCTGTGAAGCCTGGTATGGAAATCTCTGTcctggctccccaccccctttccccaagCAAAAGTTCCCTTTCCTGTTGCAGCAGAACCCATTCCATATGGTTTTGTCAAAGCTGGGAAATGCTCACAGGACTCTGAAAACCTTACAAGGTTTTCTGGTTGGTTTTTGCCACCTTCAGGGGTGGAATGGTTCAAGTTCAGCGCCTTCCCCAAAGACTAGGCTGTTGTTCAGGTGTTTTGGCCGGCTGGCCCTAAGCGACCCTTCACAGCCAGGTTTGTGCTTCCCAATGCACCTCCAGCTGCCGGTGGTCTGCTTGCCATCTCCCTCTTGCCCGTTGCTGCAGTCCTGTCTGTCTGAAGGCCTTTACctccccaggcccctgctctgcaGAGTTTGGTGTGTACCTTCATGCCAGTGAAAGTTAACCACGCTTCTTTCTTCCTCAGACTCTTTATTTTGGGATTcagtgggaaattttccattgaCTCCCCACTAACCAGTGTGCGTACCTGCTGCATGCTGTTCTCGCAAGTAAAATCATCCATGGAGAGTTTAACCCTCAGTGAGCTGAAGTGGTGTCAGAGCTACTTCCTAGTAAGAGTCCTGATCCCACCTGATGGGAGCTGTCACGACAGTGGCACAAGGGCTGTGGGTCTCTGTCCTTCTGAGACCGATTTCGGCAGCATTTTTCTGGTGCCAGGCTACAGGACCAAGGTGCCTGCTCCCTTTAGAGCTCATGGAAGGGGAGCAGGTTTGCAGACAGCATGAGTCTTGGGCTCCTGAGGTCCCGGTGCTTTCACATAGCCTGCACAAATGTGTGTGAAGAACTTGAGTAACTTGATACAGTGAATGAATGAAACAGGCCTTTGCCCCACATCCTGCTGTGTGTGCTGAACAGAAACAGCTGCCCTCACCCTCgtgagctggggggcggggatTTGAGCTGGTAGAGAGTGAACCTCTCTATGCACGGGATGCACAGCCCATGCCTTTGTGATCCACAGGAATTAGCTGAAGCTCTTGCCATTGGTTtatgtgctgctgctttccctttggATTCACCTGTATTCTCCTCTCCGGAGGATCCTCTTTAGTTCTTCTGGGGCCCCTTAGTGTTTCACTGTGGGACCTCTGCTGGTCttgcctcctgcttccccagtACCATGGAGCTACTACAGAAATATTTGAAATTCCTCCTTGTAATGAGAAGCAGGTAACTGGgattttttgttctccttttggGGTACAGTCCTGGAGCTTTTTTCTGCCCTTGTGGTCTGGTGCTACAAGAGAATCTGGGGCCCGCTTGGCTCGTTGAAAGCTCTAGTCTTGCATTGCATGGGTTAATTTGAAAACGCAACACAAGCAGTGTCGAAACGCTAGTCTCTGGGAAGGAGCTCTGGTCTTTTTGGGCTGAGCCCATCTGGCCCAGGTGAGCCAGCAGGACTGCAGACTATAGCTCCCCACTTGTGGCTCTGATTAGGAAGCAGCAGGTGCTCCTGTTGACTTGGTAGCCCTGGACTCTCCAGCAAGCAGCTCATTAGGATAGTGTGAGTCACGACGTGGGCTGGGGCCCTCTCCTGCAGGCACTGTCATTTCTGTGTTCCAGGGGAGCCAGTTCAGAGCTACGTGGGACTGCGGGGAGTCACTGTTCGGGTTTTCTCTCCACCCCCCAGAGATGAGCTGGCTTGTTACCTCGGCTGATACTGGTCTAGTATCACACATGGACAGGTCGTACATTGCTGAAATAAGGCTGTCCCATTTAGCACCTCGAGACTGAAAGCCACATCTGATCCCAAAAGAAGTATCCCTCCATTTTGGGGCCTGGTGAAGTGAAGCCAGTACCGCTCATGGAAATGGAGTGGTGTTTTCCACTTGGCCCTGAGAAGACTGCTCCTGCCAGATGATCCAAAGGAAAGcagcatgcacacgcacacccccCATGAACAGTTGGACCCTCTCCCTTACCTCTCTATCCTCTCCTCTGCCTCGTCCACCTTCAAGTGCCTCTTTCCATTTAGCCTATCCCTTccaactccccttcccacccaaaaTATGTGGGGAACTACCGTGTTTGCTACCACTGTGTTCATTGTTCATTCTACCTGTGGTAAGCCCTGTGACTATTTAGAGCACAAACCACAGGACTGGTCTACTGCACCGTGTTTGGTGCTTATGCAGTGCCTTCTACACTGGGCCCCCATTCTTGGGTCCTCTCGTAATAAACATGATTCATAATAATTGCAATGTAATTTCATGTTCcatctctggactgcagcctgtgCTAGATGCCTGTGTTCCAGAGGAAGGCCTGAGAATCATTACTCAGGAGGTAGAAACCTGATAACATGCCCCAACGTTGGTGCTTGTTCTGATTTCAGAACGGAGGTCAGTTGGGGTTAAATATACTTTCTGTCAATATCTCTGGTTAATTAGGATAACTTTGGCTGTATCCCTATAAACATCCAGTCCTTTTTTATGtcttagcacaggggtgggtgaaatatggcctgcaagccagatccagcctgccaagggattttatgcagcctgcagtgggtccTTTGTCCCTGCCAGGCTCAGGtttgggggcagcctgggctgcggAGCATGCAGCCGGTCCCGCTGCCCCTGGGCACGCAGTGGGGCTGAGACATGCAGTAGGGTTGGGGTGGCGTGGCAGCCAGactctgcttcctgccagccctggtggcagcagctcttgGCAGCAGCCACACTGGCAACAGCAGCTACTCTTGGACCTGGCCTGGGCATCCTGGTctgtctgccccacacacaccactGTGGTTGCTGAGTGGCGTGGGTGAGCGGGGTCCCCATAGAGAACAGTCCAGGACCTCCATGGGCAGGATGCACTGGGCCAGGATCGTGGGGTGGTGacagagcagagccacaatctacACCCTGCACAACGGATCGTGACTGGCCTGACCCGGGATGGAGCTGGAACGCACACCCATAAactggcccctgctgccctcaTCCCAGCACAGGTACATTTGGGCAGCCCCAGTACAATGTGGTTGCAGAGTGGCACAGCCTGGCAATGTGGGGCAGCCTAATCTGGTCAAGATCTGTCGTAGCTGCGccgctctgcagccatgctgtgctggggctgcccaCACACTCCTGTGCTGGGGAGTGGGCAGCAGGAATTGCGGGTCACGGGGTGTGATGTGCTCCCCTCCTGGGTCGGGTTGGCTATGACGTGTTGTGCAGGGAGCAGGTCACGGTTCTGCCCTGTTCTCAGCCCTGCCTAGCCGTTCCACTCGGAGACGCTGctgcccgtggccccatccccacccacctgctctgtcTGGCACCCCAGTAATCTACCCAGGCCGTCTAGTAATCTACCacttaggaagttttggtgagctgtagcaggctggggtggggagagccctgacccagcccacgacagctcaccaaaatctcctaagtggcccttcagctcgaatatttgcctgcccctgccttggcaAGATCTCAGCAGCAGCTAAGATTGTAGAAACATTGCTGCAGTCAAGGAGAGGAGGGGGGGCCCTTTCCAGTGGAGACACCTTGCCATCGAGACTTGTATTTCGGGGATGAGTGGCGCAGTTCTGAAGCGCCCTGTCCTCCGCTGAAGTAGGAGGTCGGACCACAGAGCCCCTTTCCTTTGGCTTTGATCTGTGACTTTCCAGAGGCCCAGAAAAACATGagaatccttaaaaaaaaaaaaacccaaacaaacaaaccccaaagagCCCATGTAAATGCCCTAATTTTGCCATGAAGAACTGTCTAGAGACAATGtgaaggctgcagacagagggcaGCTGGAGAGCTTGGGGCTGGCAGTATTTTAATAAGACCTACACACACCTAGCAGTTGACCTGCCACCACCTCTCCTTCCCTTGTTGATCGTGGGGGAGTAGGAAGGGGTGAGGCGCAACAAGGTTTTGGGATGAGTCCATGAGGATGGGGGTGAGAGGAAATTTCGGAGACTCCCGAGAGGATGATGAAAGGGAGGCAGAAGCTAGCGTCATCAGCcgtgggaagggggctgggaatGCAGGCAGGAGCTTTGCGGCGCAGAGCCTTGGAGATGGAAGCGATCGTGTGAACCGAGTGCTACGGTGCTTGTCAAGGGGGAGAGGCGTGATGGCTGGCCCGCGAGCCTGGTGTTTGCTCTGGCAGTTGTTTTGAGGTAGCCGGTAGTCTTGAAAGCGTTTAGTACAGAGTTACTGGAGGTGTAACCCAGAGGTGTGGGTGCAGCCCCAGAGCCTTGTGTCATATCTCCTCCGTCTGCCAGCCGGAGCCCAGTTTGCATAAGCTCGTCCCAGTTGAGTTAAACCAGCATTCGCTGTCGTGCCTACACTGGTCTTGAACCCAATCTTCCCTGGTTCAGCATAGACCCGCTCCTAATTGATGTAAGCTAACGTTTAAAGTACCTGGGGTTGGATCAGAACAAGAGCTTCCAGCAAGCCCGTGATACCGAGTGAATTCAGTCTCTTTTAACATGACGCCCTTTGTGCTTGGGCTGATTGAACGCCACCCGCCGGCCTCCCGGAGAAGCGGGTCTGCGCTGCGCCCTCCCAGACTCGGTCTCTGCCGTTCCGCTGCATCAGCGCTTTGACGGATCTCGGGGTTTTCCACCCACGCTGCTGCTTTGGTGAATTTTTTTTGGAAAGCGGCGTCATTTCCTCCTGATTCGTCAAGAGGCTggagccccatcccctccccctgcactgtgCGCTCAAGAGCTCGGTGAAGGGTGAGGCTGGCTCCTGCCCGCCCTGCAGCCCCCTTTTTTGTCTGAGCAAAGGGAGCATGGACCTACTCCCCGAGGTGCCCGTCCTGCAGGCCCGAACCCCTGGCCTTCCTGACAGACAGCCGCTGACAGGGAATTTTTCTTTCCTCCAGATCCATTTGTTCGAGGGGTTGCCATGGGAACGGTTGCTAGCGTGTTGAAGGGAACAGACAAGTGCagaggagaagggcaggggggggctggggctgggtgggtgtTGGGCTCTGTTCTCCAGGACCGGGGAGGGGTGGCTGGACCTCGAACCCAGGCCTGCTCTGGAGGGGCCGGGCTAAGCCAACCTGACAGCTCGCCATGGTCTGGTCTCATGGGCTCCCGCGCTTGAGCTGGTTTTGATTCAGACCCAAACGGATCTGCAGAAACCCCCACCTGACCCCATGGACGAGGCCTTGGTCTGGTCCCATCCCTGAGGCCTGTGGCCCCATTAGTCTGCACCTCTGAAGGTCAAGGTTGGTCCATCTGGGTCTTTTGCCCTGGCGGAACAATCTCATTAAAAAGCCAAGTGTCCGCCCCTGACAACCTGTGTTTGTCCTGCCATACGCTCCTGGGAGGCGGGCGGCTGACCTCGGTCCCCTTTGGACATCCTGTATTTATTTACCTGGAAAGAAGGGCAAGGATTAAAGCAATTTCCATCCAAATGATAGGTGTCCTGGTGACCTGTGTCCTCAAGCATCAGGCGCAAGAGAGATGATGCTCGTTTCACACCACTCTTGCTGACCCCGGGCTTGGCATGGGTGATTTCTGTAATGAGTGTCTTGCTGCTTGAAGTGGTGGTAGGGAGAGAACCGGCAGCTTGGATTCAgtctctccctttccttccatagCTTCCGTAACCCCTTATTTGCTAGCAGGCAGATGCAGTGCATGGCGCTCCCCTTACAGAGGGGCCTGTGCTCTTATGTAGGGGGCACGGAGAGattaaatttgctttttttttttttgtggagcagAAGAAATGCAGAATCCTGCAGGGATAACTCCCCTTCCGCTCCCAGGATTGGGATGGAGCAGTAGCTCTCATCTGCTTGGTGGTGGCTGGAGCAGCATTCTGCTGTTACAATGATGGATGGGTAGTGGATTGTGCCTGGAACATCTTGAGCTCTGTTCTTAGCACAGAAATCAGCCAGGAAGATGGTTCTGTGCGGGGTGCGGATCATCTAGGCATTTGTCGTTTTCTGCCGTGGGCCATAgtcctcttcctgggatcctcTTCCAGGGTGCTTCTCTGCTATAGCACGGGTAGGGCGCAGTCTTCCCCTGCTTTTTCCCTCTGGCACACTGCAGGGTGTTAGCTTATTTTCAAATGGGTTTGGGGGCTGTGGTGCAAAATGGGCAAGAACAGATGGATTTTGAGACTGTGAACAAGCAGTCACCTCTGAATGCAGGGGACTAGACTTGGAGCCCCTTGCCAGTCCTACTGAGTGACTTAGAGCGAGCATGTACTGGATTTctggtggtagcttgaactgcagaTCCTGCCTGCTTGGAGAGTTGAGCTGGTTGCCATGTTTAAGCAATGTAAAGTAGTGGCCTCCCGAATCTCGTATTTTGGTTTAAGCCAGGCTTGTTTGCTTAGCATAAGGGACCTAGGAATCGGCTTGAGCTGAACTGTGTGTCTGCACAAGAGTTTGCTTAACTAAATGGATTTAAAATGTGATCTAAGGGCCTTGACACACTCGTTAACACCAGAGTAATTTGCATTGCTTGCATAAGCTTTActggggacagggtgggggacAGACAAGCAGTTATCCCTGCGTAGTTGCTACAATAGGCACTATGCTAGCTCCTTACCACTATGTGGTAGGTGAACCAGTAAGAGCTTATTCCCATTGAGCTCATGGGTGCTTCTGAACGTGTGACTCTTGTGCCAGGGTAATTTACACCAGCATATTCCAACGGGTGTACCCCCTAGGTGATGCTGTGCTGGATtccagtctggtgccttgctgacTTCTCCCCCTTGCCCTGGTCCATTCCCAGGTACCTGGCAAACCCCCGTGACAGTGGTGGGGCCAGTGTTGGCGATCCTGCCTTTCTGCTTCTGGGCTCTCCATGCAAGCCAGAGCCAAATGGACACGCTCCCGAGCGCCAGTCTCAAGAGGAAGTTCGAGGATGTGGATGTGGGCTCCCCCATCTCCAACTCGGACGATGAGATCTCCAACAGTGACAGTGCCGACAGCTGTGACAGTGTCAATCCCCCCAGCTCCACCGGCTTCATACGTGAGTGGCCGAGGAGGTGTCTGGGGGTAGGGAGGTTTGGGTTCTGCGGAGTAATCCGTCACTGGGTCTGACTTTGGTGGCTTGTTTTGGGGGGCAAATGGCTGTGCGCATCTCTACCATGCAATGTGGCTAATTGTCTTCAAGAGGTATAGTGGTATCTGCCACATGGGCGGCAAATGGCAGCATGGCCCGGCCTGCATGGATCCAGTCCTTTCCACCCTCTCCTCCATTTCCCCTGGGTGACCTTACTGGATGGGGGGCTCTATGGATGCTaactgaggagggggtgggcatCCAGGATGCCACAAAAGAATTGCATCCAGTCATGCATATGCTCAAGGCATGTCCTGTGCTGACAGACTCCCCAGTTCTGGGAATCTGAAGAGCAGAAGCAGAAAATGTCAtgttccttccctctcccagctcACCTAATGGAGAGTTTGGTCCCTTGAATGAACTGATCCTTGATCTGTGGGCATCAAACTGGGGTGTGGGTCTGGACTGTAGCCCAAGGAGTGAGTGGCACTGCGCAGGACTGTTCAGTCTGGCTCGGGTACTGACAGCACTGTAGTCgcagcagcccaggggccagccaGACTAACTCCTTCCACTGTCCAGGAGGGtttgcagctgccctgccctccctggtcttggtgccccagccagctggggtccATCTGCTTTGTACTTCAGTCAGTATAGCAGTGCCTGCTCCTTGTATCAGCCGTTTTTAGCTAAACTTGTCCCCAGGGCATGTCGCTCATGATGGGGGCGTAAGTATTACGCTCTCGGTGCCCCATGTCCAGCTGActcccagctcctctccctgtgCCAGCAACATCCATCTTGAAGAGGCAGAAGCAGCTGCGTCGGAAGAACGTGCGCTTTGACCAGGTGACGGTGTACTACTTTGCCCGGCGCCAGGGTTTCACCAgtgtgcccagccagggcggcAGCTCCCTGGGCATGGCCCAGCGCCACAACTCGGTGCGGCGCTACACGCTCTGCGAGTTcgcccaggagcaggaggtgaACCACCGTGAGATCCTCCGTGAGCACCTGAAGGAGGAGAAGCTCCATGCCAAGAAGATGAAGGTACCAGGCCATGGGGATCTGGGGGCTCAAGGGGTGCTTGGGGCAGGGTCTGTGGCACCTGTTATGCCTGTGGGAACAGCCTGCCCCTTCCACCCTGTGTAACCAGGCTTATGCCTGTTGCTGCTAAGCCGTTGCTGGCCCCTATGCCTAGCAGCTACTGACTGCTGCTCTCTGGATCTCACATTCTTGTCTCGTTCCCGTcacttgggcagggctgggctctagCTTACTTCGCACAGCACAGGAGGGATATTCCTCTTCTGGGCAGCTGGAAAAAACATGATCTGTCTTCCACCCTGgaggaactggggctgggagatgtATGATCTCTCAGCGGGGAGGCAGCAGGTCACTGTAATTGTGAGCCCCGGTCCTGAGCAAGGAGCTGCCCTTTTCCCATCTGGAGTTGGAGAGGAATGGGGTATGTTGCCAGGCACCCAATAGAGCCCCAGCTTCAGTGGGAGGGGCAGCCTGATGCCCAAGGAAGTAAAATCGTGCCTTGAGGTACATCTCATTGCCAGCTTGTTCCTAGAGCTGAGACCCCAATTTCCTGCTGGCAGGTACCAGGCATGttccctggggcctgggcatcACTCAGCAGGGACGTGCATGTCTGCAGAGCTGGGCTTTCAGACCAGCCCTTGCTGTCATGGCAACTGTCTGGTAAATGAATGGAGACCCAGCTTGCTGCAACTCATGGGCCTGGACTGCTAGCCCTCcccactgggctgggctgaggggcTCGGTCATGACCGGCACAGGGGCGTGGGGACCGCGTGGCGCAGTTTCACGAGGAAGGGAGTGATGTGAAgttggtgggcagggcaggggcaagggacgtgctgtgctgtgctgtgctgtgctgtgctgtgctgtgctgtgctgactGCAGGTGTGCTGtgcagcactggtgaagccagtACAATGGCATCCCTGGGATTTCAACAGGCCTTTGCACTTTGCTCCTCTGGGCTCCTGTCAGGACTCTGCTTCCAGCAGGATTTCCCCCTGCCTGTGATCCTGGGCTCAGCCACTGGTAAGGCAGGGCTttcccagcagctggcaggggctttGCCTGCCTGGACTTGCAGGACCCATCCTGAGTTGTACCCAGCACTCAGGCAGAGCTGCTCTGACTTTCGTGGCTTGTGCAGTACAGGTGGCTAAACCTGCACTGTTGCATCCAGCCTCTCTGAGGAGTTGCCTCCTGCTTCTCCTGTCCTGTGGCTTGGCTGATGAAattgccagccccagcagcacacCGCTTAtccccatggcagcagcagcttcccgcTCATGCCTCTGCTACAATCCCTGAGTCTCCACATTCAGCGCCAGGAGAGCGGGGGGAGTTAATTGGCCTCAGATAACACTGGACTCCTGGGCTGGgcacagggagaggagagagaattgTTTGCTTAGTGTTCAATGGTCCCTTTAGCTCTGTCACGTGCAGAGCAGGGAGTTCATTCCCCAAACAGTGGATGGCTCCAGCCCTATCCCATTGCttcaggaggggcagggcagggaccagCCACCCTGTATGGAGGTGAAGAGagcacatccagcccctgggtcTCCCCCTAAAGCTTCACCCCTCCCTCTACCTTGAAAGTAGGGTCCAGGTCTTGAGCCCTCTGCTGTTTCTTACCCCTGGGAGATTGGAGCAGTTGAGCATGGCTATCAAGTCATGAGCCCTGGGAAAGCATCATCTGCGGCTAACTCTGGGCTGCACTCCTCTTCTGGGGCCTAGTGTTTTTGGGAAGCAGCAGCCTCCTTTTATCTCATTGAtttcagggagggagggatgagggCAGCATGTCCTCCTTGACCTGATCTTGCACTCAGTCCAGAGCCCATCTCCTGTGGGTCGGTGCAGGGGAGTTCAGCAGGGTGTGCGGATGGCTGGCCAAGCTGGTGTGGGACTCAGGTGGCGCCTGATGGAGAAGCAGTGCTGGTGGTCATTGGTTTGTTCCTCATGGCTCATTGCCTGGATCCACCTGCAGTGTTGCCACTGCCACATGACATCTTATTCTCCATTCTTCCCTCCGCCCCCAGCTTCTGTTCCTGTTCTATTGTGAGCCAGCCTGAAGAGGCTGCTTCCTTCTGAGGGATGAAGAAGGGGTCTGGACTGACCTGCGAGAGGTCCAGGGGGCTCTGGAGGAGGAGACGGCTAGGTCGGTTTATGCCCAGATTGGCAAATGGGAAGGACAAAACATTTGCTGCTGTGTTGACGGCAGCAAGGTGACTGGTCCTAGTGGGGTCTTCCTATCTAGCACCAGACCCATGTTAGGCCTCAGCCAGACTGAGTGTTCATAGCCTACACGGGAACTCACcccatccctccatcccctcaGCTCACCAAGAACGGGACGGTGGAGTCGGAGGAGGCGGATGGCCTGACCCTCGAGGACGTCTCGGATGATGACATCGACGTGGAGAATGTGGAGGTGGACGACTACTTCTTCCTGCAGCCGCTGCCCACCAAGCGGCGCCGTGCCCTTCTCCGGGCCTCTGGCGTGCACCGCATTGATGCTGAAGAGAAGCAGGAGCTGCGGGCCATCCGCCTGTCGCGGGAGGAGTGTGGCTGTGACTGCCGCCTGTACTGCGACCCTGAAGCCTGCGCCTGCAGCCAAGCAGGCATCAAGTGCCAGGTCAGCTGAGGAGGccctgggtggcagtgggggaggttTGGCCTGAGGCATGATTGCTCACTTCTCTGCGTGTCTCTTGGGCCTCAGGGCTGCTCTCCAGGCCCAAAGGCTGGTGCACCTGTGGTCTGTACCAGGTCTCTGGTGTTGGGAGGTTCTGGGCACCAGCCCCTTGAGGCAAAGCAGAAGCAGCCCAGGCCATGATCCAGTCCCTGAGCCCTCCTGCGACCGACTTGCTGCCCTGGTAGGGGCTGCAGAACCATATACGAGGAAAATccactggcaggtgggcaggtcaGATCCACTTCTGGTTGGGTGGAAGGATTCCCCATGAGCTGGGATAGGGCCTCCAACTCCCTTCTAGGGAAGTAGCTCCCCTTCTGCagtctgctcccctgcctcaTGGTGATGGCTGCTGTAGCAAACAGCCAGTGATCCAGATCcggagggagctgggagctggggcctgggtggtgggggagcctGAAGGTGGTGAGTCTTTGCCACCTGCTGGCTGACATAGGCACTGCACTGAGGAGCCTTCCTGGGTGGAGCATGGGGCAGAGGAACAGACAGCCCTAGGACCATTCAAGCCCCGACAGGAGCTTCAGTAagggaggcagggaacaactCCATGTTCTGGCCATGAAACAGGAACCCCCTGACTAGTGGAAACCCTTGGGGATTTAGGCAAGTACAAGGACTCCTGTGCTGCTTGCTGGATGTCTGCATTCTAGTTTATTCCCAGCGTAGCTGCCCGTCACTTCCTCTCTTGCACCCTGGCATCCCTGGGGCAGCTcagatggcagcagtggggggtgcGCTGTAGTCTCCTGTAGCTCTTTGCGCttgctgggaggaggcaggcaggcactgcaagGTCTGCATCCCAAAGTGTCACCTGGGGGGTGGAACTGCAGCAACAGGAGGGTGttagcctggccagagctggtgagACGGTGGGGCTGCAGCACGGTGGCTGACGTGCTTCTGTGCAGACTTGCCCCCAAGCCAAGGCCAAGACCTGGCACCCTGTTCTAGGCAGGGACCATGCCCCTGCACCTCACTGCACTGCCCTCTCCTGCCAGGTGGATCGCATGTCTTTCCCGTGTGGCTGTTCCCGGGACGGCTGTGGGAACATGGCTGGCCGCATCGAGTTCAACCCCATCCGGGTACGCACTCACTACCTCCACACCATcatgaagctggagctggagaacAAACGCCAGGGGGGCCGACCCC
This sequence is a window from Alligator mississippiensis isolate rAllMis1 chromosome 15, rAllMis1, whole genome shotgun sequence. Protein-coding genes within it:
- the CSRNP2 gene encoding cysteine/serine-rich nuclear protein 2; the protein is MDTLPSASLKRKFEDVDVGSPISNSDDEISNSDSADSCDSVNPPSSTGFIPTSILKRQKQLRRKNVRFDQVTVYYFARRQGFTSVPSQGGSSLGMAQRHNSVRRYTLCEFAQEQEVNHREILREHLKEEKLHAKKMKLTKNGTVESEEADGLTLEDVSDDDIDVENVEVDDYFFLQPLPTKRRRALLRASGVHRIDAEEKQELRAIRLSREECGCDCRLYCDPEACACSQAGIKCQVDRMSFPCGCSRDGCGNMAGRIEFNPIRVRTHYLHTIMKLELENKRQGGRPQALEEESLPSSSGDWLGAQPSETQDFQEFMAENETAVMHLQTAEELERLKAEEDSSSGSSVESLGVCILEEPLAVPEGLCPGLATPILIQAQLPPGSSVLCFADSSEPAPSAAGDPSYLNNGPVVYYQVDQRSVLGAKGEGASEVPEAPSPYTNDKDLGLLSVPVASFVPCSRAAAPGSKAEMGKAAASTPEAPLSPESRQATAAPPSHTDSPSPEPEHVPEGVEEPPGVEERTLGPALAV